One Pseudomonas fluorescens genomic region harbors:
- a CDS encoding YfiR family protein produces the protein MKVFVSATGRAVGCKHMLRVGLLWLLTGVAAAQSSTPTGMAEQRAKSVTQVVLGILSYARWPVEPAQLRLCIVGPTEYTDDLVKGSTLATGRPVAVRRLLADNPAIVSECDAVYIGKLTADERSRLFGSLIGHPILSISESDDPCTVGSLFCLRVGDDQVSFEVNLDSVARSGVRIHPSVLQLSRRKAAAP, from the coding sequence ATGAAGGTGTTCGTCTCGGCGACAGGGCGCGCCGTTGGCTGCAAGCACATGTTGCGGGTCGGTCTGCTCTGGCTGTTGACGGGCGTGGCCGCCGCGCAGTCGTCTACACCCACGGGCATGGCGGAACAGCGCGCCAAATCCGTCACTCAGGTGGTGCTGGGCATCCTCAGCTACGCGCGCTGGCCGGTTGAGCCGGCGCAGTTGCGCCTGTGCATTGTCGGCCCCACCGAATACACCGATGACTTGGTCAAAGGCTCCACCCTGGCCACGGGCCGACCCGTCGCAGTGCGTCGGCTGTTGGCGGATAACCCGGCCATTGTCAGCGAATGCGATGCGGTTTACATCGGCAAGCTCACCGCCGATGAACGCAGCCGACTGTTCGGTTCGCTGATCGGCCATCCGATATTGAGCATCAGCGAGAGTGACGATCCTTGCACCGTCGGCAGTCTGTTCTGCTTGCGCGTTGGCGACGATCAGGTTTCGTTTGAGGTCAACCTGGACTCCGTCGCCCGCAGCGGCGTGCGCATTCATCCGAGCGTGCTGCAGTTGTCACGCCGCAAAGCGGCGGCACCATGA